In a genomic window of Leishmania donovani BPK282A1 complete genome, chromosome 32:
- a CDS encoding zinc finger protein 2, putative, with amino-acid sequence MQMNSYAGGYSTHNRSYAAMVPPPVPMPPGWEMAYTPNGEIYYIDHNTRTTHWQLPAEYTMQQSICSYRGPQRQRRGIDRSKAKTKMCMNIENGGTCSYGANCAFAHSSEELSTHPHFNPAPDAGYSAK; translated from the coding sequence ATGCAGATGAACTCCTACGCTGGTGGCTACAGCACCCACAACCGCAGCTACGCGGCAATGGttccgccgccggtgccgatgccTCCTGGCTGGGAGATGGCGTACACTCCCAACGGCGAAATCTATTACATTGACCACAATACTCGTACTACGCACTGGCAACTACCAGCGGAGTACACCATGCAGCAGTCCATCTGCAGCTACCGTggcccgcagcgccagcgccgcggtaTCGACCGTAGCAAGGCCAAGACAAAGATGTGCATGAACATTGAGAACGGCGGCACGTGCTCTTACGGGGCCAACTGCGCCTTTGCCCACTCCTCGGAGGAGCTGTCGACGCACCCTCACTTCAACCCCGCTCCAGACGCGGGCTACAGCGCGAAGTAG